Below is a genomic region from Onychostoma macrolepis isolate SWU-2019 chromosome 15, ASM1243209v1, whole genome shotgun sequence.
taGATTTTTGTTTGATATACAGCAGTGCTAAACATAGTCACTCAAGGTCGCCATATTTCTAACATAGGAGGAGACTGTTtgataatgtattattattcagATAGGCTATACTTAGAACAAAGGACGGGAACTTCATGACAACTTGTAAAAACTTCTTTTTTAGGCACCAATGTAACGCTGTCAGCTGTATCATTAGACATGCTCATTCTCCCCCATAATGAAATGGAGAGGTACTTCCGCTACCAGGGGTCCCTCACCACACCAGGCTGCTCTGAAGCTGTGGTCTGGACAATATTTGAGAAAGCGATACCGCTCAGCAAGGAACAGGTAATTTGTTGTGTGTATAAACAAGTGAAACTTTAACACATcgtaaaaataaaagaaaaccatGTTATCTTTGTCTTGCAGCTTTCTGCATTTTCAAACCTGATGTTTTCTGACGGGACTGCCATGGTAAACACATACCGGCCCATTCAGCTGCAGTATGAACGTGAAGTGTATTATTCTAGGagttatgttttttgtgttagtacTGCCTTATTGGTCAGCTCTGTTTTCACATCCCTCTATGTTCTCGCTGTCTAATTTATTGTTATCTTTGGGGTTTTGCTCTGAAGCAAGTtatttatcattcatcaatAATGCATGGCAAATCAAACTTCATTGTCGTTGTGGCTTCAAAATGTAGGCCTGTGTAACATAAAATTATCTAGTAAGAAAGGCAGGTAGTCAAACATATGCATCCTCTCGACATCCCACGTCTGAGGTCTTCTCGAATTTCTCTATCTGTATCTAATGAAAATTAATACATAATTTTGCCATCTATTGAACTTTCACTGTATTTAactgttgtgaaaaaaaatattttactgtttcccACATTTTGCGTGCAACCGTTACAGCACAATATTCCCTGTTACAAGAATGTAGAATGCTTGATTTGTGGAAAGTATAAATTAACAAGCGCAAAAGGACATGAGACAATACTTTGAGAACTGGTCTTGGTGATTTTTATCATTCTAATTACTGTAttcttgtttttctgtatttgtaaatgttcaatccaaattataaaaagaaatttgacaaacaaacaaacacatggtCATACAATGATTGTTTGTTTCAGTGTATAATGAACACTTTTACTTTCACAACTGTCACAGCCTTATGGTATAAGAGGGAAGTGTGTTCTCATTGGCCAGATTCTCAGAAGACAGATTATTCATTGACATTACAAATTGGGCGAGTTCTTACTGGTATCAAAATATATGGCAACCGAAAGGAGAACTGAGATGGAGAGAAGGAAATGGGAACTATAAGAATTTGAAATTCAAagaataaaaactttattttgagagGGAGACAACATCATAAACACTGGGAAAAGCTAGCATaacaattcattcattcataagcATAGACATACCACCTGTACCTCTTTGCATTACATACTATTAAATAGACTATCAGTTATCagacttttttgtaatttatccAAAACTTGCAagtttaattcaaattcaaaaaatttaaattgaaaaagagAGTAACACaccaaattaaattaataaataatagaatatataatatGCCTATAGTCAATTAGGCCAAGCTAAAATCACTCAAATCAGATAAATTGATaaaaacagaagaagaaaaaacaatgcTGAAcgtgtaggcctactgtacGAGGGTGTGTGTGGGCGTAGTGAGCAGGTTTTAAAACAGCTTTGGACTGGAAAGTTTTGCtggacctggcaaccctgatcACTGTGACCACACAGTCAGCTGTCCAGCACTTGATCGTCGTGACTGAGAGTAACAAGTAACATGGATCGCTGGAAAGGCAGGGTTGCTCTTGTCACTGGAGCTTCAGTGGGAATCGGAGCAGCAATCGCAAAGTCTCTTGTCCAGCATGGCATGAAGGTGGTCGGCTGTGCCAGAAATGTGGAGCAAATTCAGGTAATGCACCGTTAGCATACGCTTTACAGCATATACTTGCGGCTGAAGAATCGTGTGTTCTTCTATCTTGCAGAAACTGTCTTCAGAATGTGTCAGTAGTGGATTCAGCGGCACTCTGATCCCATACAAATGTGATCTGTCTGTAGAGGACGACATGTTATCCATGTTCTCCTGGATCAAAGTTCAACACCAAGGCGTTGATGTGTGCATTAATAATGCTGGTTTGGCTCTCCCAGAGCCTCTGTTGAGCGGCAAAACCAGTGGCTGGAAGACTATGATGGACGTAAGTAACACTGTAGCGACTCATTTTTGTGAATCGGTTCCTTCCGATAGCTCATTTACCATCAAGTGATGGCTGTTTTCGAATCCCTGTTTCATGAAGCTTCGAAACTTTTGGGAATCATTTGTTTCGAACCGAAGGTTCGGAGCGCGCATCAAACTGTCAAAAGCACGCGATTTCAGTAAGGAGTGCTCTGAAATGTTTCAAAAGTTCAATGTTTTGCCTTTGGGAAGCGATCTCTGTGAACCCATGAATGAGATCGCCCCCTAGCGGCAAACTCTTGAACCAGTACCTATGGCGGTTTTAAGCCatccataaaacaaaacaaaacaaaacaaatgaagaaCACACGGGACCTTTTTCTTGAATAACCGATGAGCGGCGCCATGATGGATTCTAACTTCCGTTTGGGTGCTCTCGTGTTCCGGTCTCCATAGAACTCCgttaaaacggggtaaaaaaaaagacagactgaattgaaactttttcaatataactaagttacatataaaaatgtgcggagggttgctgtgttgttggctgccacagtaacTTCAGTAATCTAaggaattcctttaaagtacttgttttgcgtatcagaaaatctgtcttgtcaggcactgtatatatggcttgcagcgcttaaattaaaatacggagtgtgaaataataatatatgttaaaataatgtttgctcttatcattctgtgtacaaaatcccatgaacttcaCCCCGATCGGGAGATGTATGTGcattcatctgttttcaatgtaGCTTAACCTCGCgtcgcttcatgtcatcttcccactcacTGAACTATTActggtcctttactgcaaaaagacggtcattgcgacactgtaaagtgatgaaacaatggcgccacatgattttttaaaaatgactttcataggttttacattatattatcggctctgaaaatatgtaaatgtgactaGAAACCAGAAATGTAAAGCACCGTTCTAATTGGGGGAGACTTCCGCGTTCAGAGGTCTATATAGGATACAGAATCTTATTTAATGGTATTTGATGATTTGTTAATTTGCATTAGCCTATtatactttcaaaaacaaaacaaataaacatttgcaaTGGGTTTGTAAATGctgttttatgcatattttgacCAGCAGGCGTCAGCAccagcttgttgtgttttcagagcttcgaaacagtgaatcattttgcgaaGCAAATTGATTCTAAGCTTCAACAGAGGTTCGTTTCTCCCATCAATCGAGTCAGTGATTCATTTAagtcaggggtgtcaaactcagttcctggagggccgcagccctgcagagtttagttccaaccctgctccaacacacaaaccatctagttttcaaataagcctgaatgACTTAATTAGCtgcatcaggtgtgtttaaagggatagttcacccaaaaatgtaaatttgatgtttatctgcttaccccatgggcatccaagatgtaggtgactttgtttcttcagtagaacacaaacaaagatttttaactcaaaccgttgcagtctgtcagtcatataatgcaagtcaatgggcacagaatctttgagagaggaaaaaaacatgcgtagacaaattcaaattaaaccttgcagctcgtgacgatacattgatgtcttaagacacgaaacgatcagtttgtgcgagaaactgtacagcatttatatcattttttcctctgatacaggcaatgtccaaccatcctgagctcatccacaacatccggcgTGACGCGTCAACGGCTCTGAATTagagatttttaaatgtgtatttttttttttttattattttgtaattgcGTGTAGGCTATCCACAGTTTAGtttattgaatttataaaaaaaagaaaaaaaaagtcaacctaaatataattatgtgatttaaatatatattgtttttgtatgtgtgttgttAAAACTGTTGAAAAATAACATGTATTTGTTTGGCTATTAAAGTAACTTTTCACTGTATCAGTAAAGAACTTGGTTTACTCCAATGCTCCATAATTTCTTATTAACAGTTCACTCGttggttttgaaagaaatggATCTTGAGTTCAGAGACAGTGAGTTGCTGAAACTGCTCTGACACTAAACCAATTTATGAAATAAAGAGTTGTACTTTTTGTTCAGGTGAATGTCATTGGCCTGTCAGTGTGCACCCGTGAGGCTTACCAGtccatgaaagaaagaaatattgaTGATGGTCATATCATTAATATTAACAGGTACAGGAATGTTTTATTAGACTTTTTTCCCTGTATTCAGATTCCAGCCATTTAATAAGTTTGTGTGTTTTAGCATGAGTGGACACCGGGTCGTCAACAGTGCTGATGCACACTTCTACACTGCCAGCAAATATGCAGTGACGGCTCTCACAGAAGGTTTGAGGCAAGAGTTACGAGAGGCCAAAACCCACATACGTGCCACAGTAAGAGCAGGAGGATCAAGATGTGCATCTGTTGAACactttatttatgtaatatgaTTACTGCATGTCCTATTGCAAGACTTGTTGGCACTAAGTGTGCTCTTTCTTTAACAGTGTATTTCTCCTGGTTTAGTGGAGACAGAATTTGCCTACCGACTCTTTAGCGAAAACCCAGAAAAGGCTGCTGCTACTTATAAAAGTATAAAGGTATAGACAAATTCTGATTCCTTTCTATACAATGTTGTAGATcatcatttaatgtttaaatatttaaatatcatatttacaGTGCCTACAAGCAGCTGACATCGCAAACGCAGTGGTGTATGTCCTGAGTGCTCCTCCTCATGTTCAAGTAAGCATCATCCATCGCTGGAGAAAACAATATTGTGGTGTTAGTGTTTGCTGACATTGTTCATTTATACAGGCAGTTTACAATCAGTTTGAGCAGTGTATGGTAGGTATTTACTTAAAGATTTCATGATTAGATTCTCAATGGTTTTCCGTTCCCACCTCTAGATTGGTGACATTCAGATGAGGCCCGTGGAGCAGCTGACATAAACTGGACCGAGAAACAGGATGAAGCATTTCTGACATCTTAATAGCTCATGAATGGTATAATATGAAATGCAGAGCTGACAAATCCACAAGAATGTGCCATAAACTATTTATGCACGCCAAATCTTTGAAATGCAAATAGCAAGAACACAGAACACTGCTGTCTGATCATGacgtttacatttttataattactaTAATGACTATTATTGTACATGTTGTAAAAAAATACCAAATTagtattaaagaaataatttaataagcACCAATGGTACTTTGCATGAAGTATTGAGGCAGAatcagtgtaatttattttgctTGGCATCATAATGATTGAGTGATTGAATGAacattttcagataaacaaatattttgagtTATGTTAAGGAAATTTGATACTTCTTTATTAGTTTCTCTTCAGTGCTGTGCCTGCAGTTgtaatgtactgtaatgtttttaaatgaggtATTAACTAATAAAAAGAGGGAATTGTGTTGTGCTTATCTTCTTTGTGATGAAACTATCAAATAGCTCTTTTTCAAGTTAAGCAGAAACATAAATGATTATCACAAACATGGCTGAGGACTTTTAGGTATATTACAGACAGCGAATAAATGAATTTGCaactgcttttatttaaaaaaaaaaaactaatgtatgattattatttttctcattACATGAACCTCTAAATATTTTAGTGCATAAAAACTGAATACAGTTAGCATTAAGCTTTCAGGCAAAATTATATCATTTCCATATTCTGCATTGAATATTGATATTTATGTCAAATTTACATGCATTTCGAATAGCATTTTAGGAGCGTGACGCTTCGAAACTAAAGAGAGTAGGCTATGCAGAAGTGCTATTCTCATCAACAATAACGGTTAAACACGTTTTATTGAACTGAATTTTACTGTTACACTGGAAAATACGGAAGTAGAACATAATAGCAAGCTATTGCAAGCCATGTTTGA
It encodes:
- the dhrs11b.1 gene encoding dehydrogenase/reductase SDR family member 11b; the protein is MDRWKGRVALVTGASVGIGAAIAKSLVQHGMKVVGCARNVEQIQKLSSECVSSGFSGTLIPYKCDLSVEDDMLSMFSWIKVQHQGVDVCINNAGLALPEPLLSGKTSGWKTMMDVNVIGLSVCTREAYQSMKERNIDDGHIININSMSGHRVVNSADAHFYTASKYAVTALTEGLRQELREAKTHIRATCISPGLVETEFAYRLFSENPEKAAATYKSIKCLQAADIANAVVYVLSAPPHVQIGDIQMRPVEQLT